In Chitinivibrionales bacterium, the following proteins share a genomic window:
- a CDS encoding DNA translocase FtsK — MFGKLLKPKSVDQEPTKKPAKETNTIQEPAPASSPVIPPESPETGKIVRDKMFNEAARLAVGLGYASTHLLQTKMKIGHTHAKRLISQLEKEGIVASQVENKARAVLMTPEKLEVFLGKAGQQQAEI; from the coding sequence ATGTTTGGAAAACTTTTAAAACCAAAATCCGTAGACCAAGAGCCGACCAAGAAACCCGCCAAAGAAACAAACACCATTCAGGAACCCGCACCGGCATCAAGCCCGGTTATACCCCCGGAGAGCCCTGAAACAGGCAAAATCGTCCGGGACAAAATGTTCAACGAGGCCGCACGCTTAGCCGTGGGCCTTGGATACGCGTCAACGCATCTTTTGCAGACTAAAATGAAAATCGGTCATACCCATGCCAAAAGACTCATCAGCCAGCTCGAAAAGGAAGGTATCGTTGCATCCCAGGTTGAGAATAAGGCTCGTGCGGTACTTATGACACCGGAGAAGTTGGAAGTGTTTCTTGGGAAGGCAGGTCAGCAGCAAGCGGAAATATAA